From the genome of Amycolatopsis granulosa:
GGCGCGGCGGGACGTGCTGAAGGCCCGTTCCGCGTTGATCGGGCTGGAAGTGGTGCTGCGCATGGAACCGCGGCCGGCCGCGGCGGGGTTGGCCGCGGAGCTGGAACGGCTGCTGGCGGGTGCCCACGAGTTCCGGGAGCTGCGGCTGGTGTCCGCGCTGCGAACCGGACGGACGTCCTTTTCCACCGAGCTGACCGCGGATGCGCTGCGGCTGCTGGGTGCTGCGGGCACCTCCCGCACCGAGCGGCTGGGCGGCGAACAGGTGCTGCCGGCCGTGCGGCGATGGCGGGACCAGGTGGAGAACCCGGAGCTGAGCGCGCGGCAGCGGCGTGCGGCGGCGGTCGTGGTGCGCAGCTGCGAAGCGATGGCGAACGGGACGATCTGACGCTACGGACCGTCCGGCCGGGTTCAGTCGTCCTCGGGGCCGGCGGGCTTGAGGTAGGCGGTGCCGCCGGTCGGCATGCGGCGGAAGAAGTCGACGCGGGTGATCGGCCGGCCGCTGGGCCGGTTGCCGGGATCCGGAGACTCCGGCCGGGGCACCGTCGCTTCGCCGGGCCGGTTTTCGTGCCTCCGGCGCGGATCCCACTGGATCGACATCAGGTTCCTTCCGACGTGCCTGTTCCGTCCGAAGAGGACAGTACTCCGCCGCGCGGGGTGGCACGAACCAAGGTCGCCTCCGCCAGCGCACCCAGCACCGCCGCCCGTCCGGCACCGATTTCCGACAGGGACCGGCCGGCCGGAGCCCGGCTCAGCTCGACCACCAGTTCGGCGGCTTCCCCGTCCAGCCAATGCAATTCGGGCGGGGTGCCAGGACGTCCGGCGAGCACCCGGCCGGTGGACTCGATCCGGGCGAGCCGCACCATCGGGTCCAGCGTGTAGTGGCCGTCGCAGATCGAACGGGTGACGGGCGACGGTGGTTCGGGCTCACCGCCGTCCCCGAGCAACGTGTGCAGCAGCCACCTGGCGTCGGATTCCAGCGCGTCCTGTTCACCCAGCAGCCAGCGTCCGATCTCCGTCGCCCGCTCGCGCGCCCGCGTCAGCAGCGAATCCGGGCCCAGTTCCCCCATCTCCCCACGACGAGCGACGTCATCGGCGAACTGGGCCAGGCAGGTGTAGGCGTGGAACGCCGCCATCACCTGTTCGACCGGCCACACCGCGACCGACCAGGACGGCCGGAACTCCCGCCCCGCGGCGACGTCCGCGCCGAGGAAGTTCCGCGTGATCGCGAGGTCGAACAGCTTGACGTGGGCGCCCTCGTGGACGACCGCCTCGGCGACCGCGTAGGCCGACGACGGCCGGTCGATCAGGATGAGACCGGGGAACAGCCGCGACGACGCGGAGATCAGCCCGCCGGAGGTGGCCGGATCGAGGACCACCAGCAGGCCGACGTGCGCCAGCAGGTCGTCGGCGAGCGCAGGGCTGACCTCCCGCACCTTGCGCAGACCGGCCGCGACCGTGGCCAGCGCTTCGTCGTCGCCGGTCAGCGGTTGTGGCGGGCGCCGTCCGGGCAGGCTCTGGGTCTGGATGACCCGCATCGCCCCGGCCAGCCGGTCGTCGGTTCCGGTGACCACGCGGATGGTGAACGGCCCGGCGGGCAGCTCGGTCGTGCGGGCACCGAGGTCGTCGTCGATCCGGGGGTCGAAGGGCATCCGCCCGGCCAGCGCTTCCCCGATCCGGAACCGGAACAGGGGGTTGTCGAGCTGTGTGACCGGAACCGGCTCGTGCCCGGGCGCCAGGAGCTCGAGGCCGAGCCGGTACAGCGCGCGGCGCTCCTCGATCACCGCGCCGGCCGGCGCCAGCGCCGCGTGCACGGCCGTGGCATCCGGCCAGGCAGGTCTGGACATCCGCGCGGCTTCCGGTAGGTGGGGAACAGCCCTGGACCGCGCGAGAGTACAACTCGCACCGGACCCCGCCGCGCAACGGGGCGGCTGTCAGACAACAGACGGATCAGGCTCCTAGGTACCCGCACCGAGGAACGAGACGATCTGGACGAACCCCAGCACCGCCAGGACGAATCCCGCCGTCAGGGTCATCACGATGACCGTTCGCCACCCGATGAGGGTTACTCCGAGAGCCACCAAGAAGATCACAGCGAACAGAGATTCCGGGTTCATGGCGAAAACCTCCTCACTGGCCGCGGTGGCTCCGGGCTGGTGGCCCGGCCGCTCACCTGCTGTCGGCATCTGTATGATCGCGTTGCTGTCAGTTGTCTGTCAAGCAACTACTGCTGACAGACAACTTGCGTCTGGCATCTGATCAGAGTTAGGGTTTCTGGAAGCTCGGGGACTCCAGGAGCCACGCGAGAGGTCGACGATGGACGACGAGAGCTGGGCTCTCTCACCGAACACCCGCAAGCCGCTGCCCGAACTGATCGAGGACAAGATCAGGTCGCTGATCCGCAGCGGCAAGTTCCAGGCGGGCGACCGGCTGCCCACCGAACCCGAACTGGCCCAGCGCATGGCGGTGGCCCGCAGTTCGCTGCGCACCGCCTTGCAGCGGCTACAGCTCCAGGGCGTGGTCGAGGTGATGCGCGGCCGCGGCTGGTACGTCCGGTCGACCGACGTGTCCGAGCACGACGAACCCCTGGTGTTCGACCGGCGCGTGAGCGATGCGGACCTGTTGGAGGTCCGCATCGCGCTCGAGACCACCGCGGCGAGCCTGGCCGCGACCCGAGCCACGGAGGGCGAGCTGGACGACATCGCGAAGCTGGCGAAACTGCACCAGTCCGCGTCGATCGACGACAAGGACGAGCTGCTGCAAACCGACGAGGACTTCCACGCCGCGGTCGTGCGTGCCAGCCACAACGAGCTGCTGGACCAGCTGTACCGGTCGCTGGTGCCGCAGCTGCGCGGGTACCGGCGCAACAGCTACAGCAGCTCCGAGGTGCACGTCCGCTCGGCCAACGACCACAACCAGGTCACCTGGTTCCTCAAGCGCCGCGACGAGGGCGGCGCCCGCGCGGCGATGGCGACGCACCTGCTCGGCCTGTACACCGACCTGATCACGCAGACCGGCACACCGACCGGCCGGCGGGCCACGCTCACCACGTACGCACTGGAAGACGAACCGCGCTGGCAGCAGCCGTGAATTAAGCCTATCGGCCGCTTTCGCCGTCCCGGCCGCTCCGCCGATCATGAGTTCTCTCGAACCGGGCGGAGAGGCTGTGACAGCTGGGGAGAAACAGCGGCCTGGTGTGCCCGCGCGCCCTGGTGTGCTGCACCTCGCGATCGGCCTGGTGGCCGCCGGGGTCGCCGCGCTGCTCGCCGTCGTGTCCTGGCCCGCCGCGGCCGGGTGGCCGACCGCGGTGCACGACGTGCTCGTGGCGATGTTCCCGCTGGTCATCGCCGCCGGATGCGGGATCGGCGGGTACGAGCTGTTCGTGCACCGGCGGCTGGTGGCGGAGCTCGCCCGGATCTCCGGCCCGCGAATCGTGGAGGCGCTGCTGCCCCAGCAGGTGATGGAAACCTTCCTGCACTCGATCTACGGCGACAACGAGGCCAACCGCGACGTGGTGACGGGCGTGCTGGGCGGCGAGGGGCTGCGGCCGCTCGGCGGGGACCTGACGATCAGCACGCACACCGGCGTGATGTTCGAGCTGAGCGCGGTGGACCACGAGATCTACCACCTGACCACGGCGGTGACGTACAGCTTCAAGAAGAACGTGCAGGTGGACCGGTTCATCATCTTCGCGACCTGCGATGCGCTGCTGCGGGACTCGATCAGCGCCGGCTGCCAGCTGCCGCTGTTCGAGCTGTGGTTCGTGCCGGACAGTTCGCTGTTCGAGAGTTCCGTGGACGACATGCTGCCGTCCGTGCAACTGCGGATCGAGTACCTCGACGAGGCGGGCCGGCACCACGTGGCATCGTCGAACCGGCTCGAACTGCGCGAGGTGAAGTACCAGCAGTGGGCCGACTACCTGACCTTCTTCCGCACCAACATGGGCCCCCTCCCCCGCCAGAACACCCTCGACCACCTGTCCGACCTGCGCATCTTCGAATGCGACCTGTCCGACATCGCCGGCGACGACCACGCGGTCGCCGCGATCGAGCGCCTGTCGATGCGGGCGACCGCGCTGCAACGCATCGACGACGGATACTGCTACTGGCAGGCGCCGTACCCGTGTTACGTCGAACGGATCTCGATGTCCGCCAGGGAACTCGCCCTCGACGGCGGCACCCGCTTCGAGTTCCGGGTCGTGCCTTTCACCTTCCGGTCGAACACCGCCTCGGCGCACTGGCTGAAGGCGGAGGACCTGCCCGACCTCGACGTGCGGTCCTGGCTGCTGCCCGGCCATGGCGTGGCGCTGCTCTGGCGCCCGGCGAAGTGACGCGGGAAGGCTCACCCCACGACCGGAGCCGAACCACGGCACCCAGCGAGAGCCGCCGGTCATCGGTCGTTCGGGGGGATCTCGAACAACCTCGCGACGTCGGCCAGGTCGCCGCGTCCTACCGCGAGTTCAAGCTGCGTCCCGTAAACCAGGACGACGTCAGTGCGGACCAGGCGGAAACGCTCCCAGGCAGTCCGTCGCCGCGTCCTAACCGGTGTTGCAGCTACGTAGTCCAGCTCCGTGACAGCCGATCGACGTGAACGCGGCGACCAGCGCGCTCGACCTCGGGACAGCCGCAGGCGCCCGGACCGCCACCGCGGCAAGCCTCCCTCCGGCCACCGCACCGCGCACCGCAGCCTGATCTCGCCCCCCGACTCGAAATCCTTCCGACGTCTGCGCGACACACGTTCCCGCCGCCGATCGGTATCGAGCTCGAAGGACGGAGCCCCCATCAGCGACCCCACCAGGTCGGCGAGCACGTCCCACATCCCGCAGAAGCTACCCGCCCCGCGGGACGAGCCGGCCCGGCGAGACCAGGGCACCCGCCA
Proteins encoded in this window:
- a CDS encoding FadR/GntR family transcriptional regulator; protein product: MDDESWALSPNTRKPLPELIEDKIRSLIRSGKFQAGDRLPTEPELAQRMAVARSSLRTALQRLQLQGVVEVMRGRGWYVRSTDVSEHDEPLVFDRRVSDADLLEVRIALETTAASLAATRATEGELDDIAKLAKLHQSASIDDKDELLQTDEDFHAAVVRASHNELLDQLYRSLVPQLRGYRRNSYSSSEVHVRSANDHNQVTWFLKRRDEGGARAAMATHLLGLYTDLITQTGTPTGRRATLTTYALEDEPRWQQP
- a CDS encoding aKG-HExxH-type peptide beta-hydroxylase — translated: MSRPAWPDATAVHAALAPAGAVIEERRALYRLGLELLAPGHEPVPVTQLDNPLFRFRIGEALAGRMPFDPRIDDDLGARTTELPAGPFTIRVVTGTDDRLAGAMRVIQTQSLPGRRPPQPLTGDDEALATVAAGLRKVREVSPALADDLLAHVGLLVVLDPATSGGLISASSRLFPGLILIDRPSSAYAVAEAVVHEGAHVKLFDLAITRNFLGADVAAGREFRPSWSVAVWPVEQVMAAFHAYTCLAQFADDVARRGEMGELGPDSLLTRARERATEIGRWLLGEQDALESDARWLLHTLLGDGGEPEPPSPVTRSICDGHYTLDPMVRLARIESTGRVLAGRPGTPPELHWLDGEAAELVVELSRAPAGRSLSEIGAGRAAVLGALAEATLVRATPRGGVLSSSDGTGTSEGT